CTCTCAAGAATTTCCACCCCGCGCGTCCTTCGGACATCCCCCAAGTCGAACACCAGTCGGCATTCCGCTTCGTGAAACAGTGACGACACGCTGAAAAAACCGAAAAACTCGTTTCTTTCCAATGGCTTATTGACTATTCTTCGTTTTGTTTCACGGAAATTCTGCACTGGGCTACTACGGACTCGGCTATGTCGACCGAATCTGGCTCCCTTTGACGAGAAAGCCAGTTCGGCCTTCATATTTGTATCAAATACTACGTAATTTGTTATGATTCCTCGAATTCGAGCAACGTCGAGGTGTAAATGAATCTGGACGAAGAACGTCAGTCGATCCGGCAGGAACTCGAGTCGATGCGTGAAAACGGCGCACGTCGCCAGGAATTGTCGTTGCATGCCTGCAAGCGACTTTTTTTCGATCTTGGCATTCGCCCATCAATGGCTGCGGTGCGAGATCTGACCCAAACCGGCAGTGCGAGCGACATTCCCAAAGACATCGACACCTTCTGGGAGCGTATCCGCAGTGCGTCACGTGTTCGCGTGGGTGCTGGAATCATCCCCAAAGCGCTTGAGGACAGGGCCGGTGAATTGCTCGGCGCCTTGTTCGAGGAAGCGATCGTTCATGCACGCTCCGCATTCGACAGCGAGCGCGAAGAAGTCCAGTCGCAGATCACGGCCGCGGAACGCGACACGCGCGAGGCCGACATTCGTCGCCAGGCGTCCGAGGAAGCCATTCGCCGAAGCGACGCAAGAGCCGACGCGGCGTGGGAACGGGTTCGCGCGCTCGAAGCAGAACTGGCCACGGCCAACACGCACGGCACGGTTCATCAGGACAGTTTGCAATCCAGTGTCCGCCGGCTCGATGCAGAGAACGAAGCGCTTCGCAAACGGCTTGAAGCCGAGCAATCCACCAACGCCGGCTTGCGTGACCGAATCGACGCATTACATGTCGAGTTGCGTCAAAGCACCGAGCACTATGCGCAACAGATCAAGGACGCCGTGGCCGAGGCCGAACGGCGTGTCAAGCCCATGCTGGTCGAGCTCGACTCGTTGCGCAGCATGGCCGCGACCTACCAATCCGGCGTGCGCGATGCCAGTCGCAAGGAGTTCGAGTTCATCCAGCAGATCGCGGCGGCAAAAGCCAGAGGCGACCGTCTGGACTCGCAATTGCGTGAACAATCGGACGAACTCGACGCGCTGACAAAAGAAATTGCAGTGCTGCGTACCCAACAGGACGTGGATCCAGCCGTTGCGAGCCTGTTATGTACGCTCGCGAACTCCGGTCGCCTGAGTTCCGACGAAATGGCGACGATCGGTACTGTCGCGGACGGCCACGTCGGGTTGCCGCTGCGTTGTCCAAAGTGTGAGGAAGGTGAACCCGAGCTGTCCGAGGTGGATCACCGCTACGAACTCCAGTGTCCGGAGTGCGAGCATTCGTCGGGGCCTGGTCACTCGCGGCTTGAGGCGGTCAGCCGGTTTTTGGCGCTGAAACCGGTCACTTCGACTGCATAGTGGGACACGCCTGGCTACCCTAGAAGAAGGAAGCCGGCCAAAGGTGAGGTAATTCGGGACTGGAAAGGTGAGTCTTTCCGGGGCAGTTTTTACACTCTTATTCGTTCGAACGGCCGCCGTCCGGCGTTGTCCGACCAGGCGGTTGGTCGGAATTCGGCGCGTCGCCGATGGGAATTTTCTGCTGCTCGGACCAGGTTTTCCACGCTCGATGGAGTCGATTGGCGGAAACGGGTTGCATGAACCCAAGCCATTGGCCGACCAACTCCGGCGCGAGACCTGTCTCGAACAGGTCGGCGGCAAAGGTGTTGCGCAGCGTTTGCGGGCTGGCTCGCGACTCGCGCGATTCTGCGAAGCCTGCCGCTTCGATCAGCGCGTCGACTGAACGCAGCATGGTGGCCTTGTGCATTGGCCGTCCAGAGGGCGACGCGGGAAATACGAGATGTCCGGCCAGTTCCGACAGGCGCCGTTCCGCGAGCCATGCATCCAGCGCCGCGACGGCAAACGGCGATAGCCGGGTTCGGCGCGCCATCAGCGGATTCGGTGACTCGATCACGACCCAAGGTGAACCGGCTGTCACGCAACTAACCGTAAGCGTTCGCGCTTCACCGGTTTTCAATCCTCCACCGAGAAACACCGCAATCAATGCCCGGTCGCGGCGTTCTCTCCAACGCTGCGCCGCGGAGAGCGCAGTGATCGGCGAGAACAGATGTGCAACCAGCAACGCTCGCTCATGGCTGGTCAGAAAACCAGTGGGTTCGTTGTCGCGTGCATTGCGCCAGGCTGCTTCACCGTCCTGGGCGATAAACCGTGCGGGATTGGTCGACGCAAGTTCGATCTCGCGGACATGATCGAGCACACGTTCGATCAGCCGTAAATAGCGTACCCGTTGCGGTTTTCGGATCGCCAGTCCAGCGACGAAATCGGCAATTGTCCGGGTGTCTACGGTGATAAGGTTGGCATGCCGAACTTTCAACCAATCGAGAAACAATCCCCATTGCGCTTGATACACCTCGGCGGAAGACTTGCGAAACTGCTGCTTGGCGAGCCACGCGTCGAAAGC
Above is a genomic segment from Paraburkholderia phenazinium containing:
- a CDS encoding DNA-binding protein, with amino-acid sequence MNLDEERQSIRQELESMRENGARRQELSLHACKRLFFDLGIRPSMAAVRDLTQTGSASDIPKDIDTFWERIRSASRVRVGAGIIPKALEDRAGELLGALFEEAIVHARSAFDSEREEVQSQITAAERDTREADIRRQASEEAIRRSDARADAAWERVRALEAELATANTHGTVHQDSLQSSVRRLDAENEALRKRLEAEQSTNAGLRDRIDALHVELRQSTEHYAQQIKDAVAEAERRVKPMLVELDSLRSMAATYQSGVRDASRKEFEFIQQIAAAKARGDRLDSQLREQSDELDALTKEIAVLRTQQDVDPAVASLLCTLANSGRLSSDEMATIGTVADGHVGLPLRCPKCEEGEPELSEVDHRYELQCPECEHSSGPGHSRLEAVSRFLALKPVTSTA
- a CDS encoding tyrosine-type recombinase/integrase — translated: MVSSHSPGSAGRDIPAADLFDQEREDWRRDPRIAFDAWLAKQQFRKSSAEVYQAQWGLFLDWLKVRHANLITVDTRTIADFVAGLAIRKPQRVRYLRLIERVLDHVREIELASTNPARFIAQDGEAAWRNARDNEPTGFLTSHERALLVAHLFSPITALSAAQRWRERRDRALIAVFLGGGLKTGEARTLTVSCVTAGSPWVVIESPNPLMARRTRLSPFAVAALDAWLAERRLSELAGHLVFPASPSGRPMHKATMLRSVDALIEAAGFAESRESRASPQTLRNTFAADLFETGLAPELVGQWLGFMQPVSANRLHRAWKTWSEQQKIPIGDAPNSDQPPGRTTPDGGRSNE